One part of the Glycine soja cultivar W05 chromosome 11, ASM419377v2, whole genome shotgun sequence genome encodes these proteins:
- the LOC114376205 gene encoding phytosulfokine receptor 2-like, translating to MVLFRCFSVTLLQSCFLACLLCLSLGLNNNNNNQALSCDPHDLSALKEFAGNLTSGSIITAWPNDTFCCNWLGVVCANVTGDAGGTVASRVTKLILPKMSLNGTISPSLAQLDQLNVLNLSFNHLKGALPVEFSKLKQLKFLDVSHNMLSGPVAGALSGLQSIEVLNISSNLLTGALFPFGEFPHLLALNVSNNSFTGGFSSQICSASKDLHTLDLSVNHFDGGLEGLDNCTSLQRLHLDSNAFTGHLPDSLYSMSALEELTVCANNLSGQLSEQLSKLSNLKTLVVSGNRFSGEFPNVFGNLLQLEELEAHANSFFGPLPSTLALCSKLRVLNLRNNSLSGQIGLNFTGLSNLQTLDLATNHFFGPLPTSLSNCRKLKVLSLARNGLNGSVPESYANLTSLLFVSFSNNSIQNLSVAVSVLQQCKNLTTLVLTKNFRGEVISESVTVEFESLMILALGNCGLKGHIPSWLSNCRKLAVLDLSWNHLNGSVPSWIGQMDSLFYLDFSNNSLTGEIPKGLAELKGLMCANCNRENLAAFAFIPLFVKRNTSVSGLQYNQASSFPPSILLSNNILSGNIWPEIGQLKALHVLDLSRNNIAGTIPSTISEMENLESLDLSYNDLSGEIPPSFNNLTFLSKFSVAHNRLEGPIPTGGQFLSFPSSSFEGNLGLCREIDSPCKIVNNTSPNNSSGSSKKRGRSNVLGITISIGIGLALLLAIILLKMSKRDDDKPMDNFDEELNGRPRRLSEALASSKLVLFQNSDCKDLTVADLLKSTNNFNQANIIGCGGFGLVYKAYLPNGAKAAVKRLSGDCGQMEREFQAEVEALSRAQHKNLVSLKGYCRHGNDRLLIYSYLENGSLDYWLHECVDENSALKWDSRLKVAQGAARGLAYLHKGCEPFIVHRDVKSSNILLDDNFEAHLADFGLSRLLQPYDTHVTTDLVGTLGYIPPEYSQTLTATFRGDVYSFGVVLLELLTGRRPVEVIKGKNCRNLVSWVYQMKSENKEQEIFDPVIWHKDHEKQLLEVLAIACKCLNQDPRQRPSIEIVVSWLDSVRFDGSQQ from the coding sequence ATGGTGCTGTTCAGATGTTTCTCAGTGACACTTTTGCAGTCGTGTTTCTTGGCTTGCTTGCTTTGCTTGTCACTAGggcttaataataataataataatcaagcCCTATCCTGTGACCCTCATGATTTATCAGCTCTTAAGGAGTTTGCAGGCAACCTTACAAGTGGCTCTATCATCACAGCATGGCCCAATGACACTTTCTGCTGCAACTGGCTTGGAGTTGTTTGTGCTAATGTGACTGGTGATGCTGGTGGAACAGTTGCTAGTAGAGTGACCAAGTTGATCCTACCAAAAATGAGTCTCAATGGTACAATTTCACCCTCTTTGGCACAGCTAGATCAACTCAATGTGCTGAATCTTTCATTCAATCACCTTAAGGGTGCTTTGCCTGTGGAGTTCTCCAAGTTGAAGCAGTTGAAGTTCCTTGATGTGAGCCATAACATGCTGTCTGGACCTGTTGCTGGAGCTCTTTCTGGTTTGCAATCCATTGAAGTGTTGAATATTTCTAGCAATTTACTTACTGGAGCTCTCTTCCCTTTTGGGGAATTCCCTCATCTCCTTGCTCTCAATGTGAGTAACAATTCATTCACTGGCGGATTCAGTTCACAAATTTGCAGTGCCTCCAAGGATCTTCACACCCTTGATTTGTCTGTAAATCATTTTGATGGCGGTCTTGAAGGCTTGGACAACTGCACCTCTCTCCAACGGTTGCATTTGGATTCCAATGCATTCACTGGTCATCTTCCAGATTCCTTGTATTCAATGTCAGCCTTGGAGGAACTCACAGTTTGTGCCAACAATTTATCTGGCCAGTTAAGCGAGCAACTAAGTAAGCTCTCTAACCTAAAAACTTTGGTGGTTTCTGGGAACAGGTTTTCTGGGGAATTCCCAAATGTGTTTGGGAACCTTTTGCAGCTAGAAGAATTAGAAGCACATGCCAATTCATTTTTTGGACCCTTGCCTTCCACCTTGGCTTTATGCTCTAAGCTTAGGGTGCTTAATCTTAGAAATAATTCCCTGTCAGGGCAAATTGGTCTTAATTTCACTGGCTTGTCTAATCTTCAAACACTTGACCTTGCTACTAATCATTTCTTTGGACCCCTTCCAACTTCCCTGTCCAATTGCCGCAAATTGAAAGTTTTAAGCCTTGCTAGGAATGGTTTAAATGGTTCTGTCCCTGAAAGCTATGCCAACCTCACTTCACTTTTGTTTGTATCTTTCTCAAACAACAGCATTCAGAACTTATCTGTGGCAGTGTCTGTTCTGCAGCAGTGCAAAAATCTCACCACCCTTGTACTTACTAAGAATTTCCGTGGTGAGGTAATTTCAGAAAGTGTGACAGTAGAATTTGAGAGCCTTATGATTTTAGCACTTGGGAATTGTGGTCTTAAAGGCCATATTCCTTCTTGGTTATCCAATTGCAGGAAGTTGGCAGTTCTTGACTTGTCTTGGAACCATTTGAATGGTAGTGTTCCTTCTTGGATTGGTCAGATGGACAGCTTGTTCTATTTGGATTTCTCAAATAATTCTCTCACAGGAGAAATACCAAAAGGTCTGGCAGAGTTGAAGGGCCTCATGTGCGCTAACTGTAATAGAGAAAACCTTGCTGCTTTTGCATTCATTCCTCTCTTTGTTAAGAGAAACACAAGTGTAAGTGGACTGCAATATAACCAGGCATCAAGTTTCCCTCCTTCAATTCTCTTGAGCAATAACATATTGAGTGGGAATATATGGCCTGAAATTGGTCAATTGAAAGCACTGCATGTCTTGGATTTAAGCAGAAACAACATCGCTGGTACCATTCCTAGCACAATTTCAGAGATGGAGAACTTGGAATCATTAGATTTGTCTTATAATGATCTTTCAGGAGAAATTCCTCCATCATTTAACAACCTCACATTCTTGTCAAAGTTCAGTGTGGCACATAATCGCTTAGAGGGACCAATTCCAACTGGAGGGCAGTTTTTAAGCTTCCCTAGTTCAAGTTTTGAGGGCAACCTGGGGCTTTGTAGGGAAATTGATTCTCCTTGCAAAATAGTCAACAATACAAGTCCCAACAATTCTTCTGGTTCTTCCAAAAAACGTGGTAGAAGCAATGTCCTTGGCATAACAATCAGTATAGGGATAGGGCTTGCACTGCTTCTTGCAATTATTCTGCTAAAAATGTCAAAGAGGGATGATGATAAGCCTATGGATAACTTTGATGAGGAACTCAATGGTAGGCCACGCAGGTTATCCGAAGCACTTGCTTCCTCAAAGTTGGTGCTTTTTCAGAATTCAGATTGCAAGGATCTTACAGTTGCAGATTTGTTAAAATCCACAAACAATTTCAACCAGGCAAATATTATTGGTTGTGGTGGGTTTGGTCTTGTCTACAAGGCATATCTTCCAAATGGTGCAAAAGCAGCTGTCAAGAGACTTTCTGGGGACTGTGGTCAGATGGAACGTGAATTCCAAGCTGAAGTAGAGGCCCTCTCAAGAGCTCAACACAAGAACCTTGTTTCTCTGAAAGGTTATTGTCGGCACGGCAATGACAGATTGCTAATATACTCATACTTGGAGAATGGAAGCTTGGATTATTGGCTGCATGAGTGTGTGGATGAAAATTCAGCTCTCAAATGGGATTCAAGACTCAAGGTTGCACAAGGCGCTGCTCGCGGATTAGCTTACTTGCATAAGGGGTGTGAACCATTCATAGTGCATCGAGATGTTAAATCTAGCAACATACTTTTGGATGACAACTTTGAAGCTCATTTGGCTGATTTTGGTCTCTCAAGGCTACTTCAACCGTATGACACTCATGTCACAACTGATTTGGTAGGAACTTTAGGATACATTCCTCCTGAATATAGTCAGACACTGACGGCAACCTTCAGGGGTGATGTCTATAGTTTCGGTGTTGTTCTTCTCGAGCTTCTTACTGGTAGAAGGCCTGTGGAAGTCATCAAGGGGAAAAACTGCAGAAATCTGGTGTCTTGGGTGTATCAGATGAAATCTGAGAATAAGGAGCAGGAAATTTTTGATCCAGTAATTTGGCACAAGGATCATGAGAAACAGCTATTGGAGGTGCTTGCCATTGCGTGTAAATGCCTAAACCAAGATCCTAGGCAGAGACCCTCTATTGAAATAGTTGTTTCATGGCTTGATAGTGTAAGATTTGATGGTTCTCAACAGTGA